The sequence TTGAAACTTGCAACTGAGCAGTTGCTGCTTCATATTGAGCCTGAGAAGTTTCCAGCGCTTTTTTACTATGATCGTATTGTTCTTTTGTTGCAACACCACCGTTATACTGAGTTTTTGTACGCTCAAAATCTTCTTTTGCTTTTTCAAAAGCAATTTGGGCTACCTTGATACTCTTTTGATCAAAGATAAATTTTGCCTCTGTCTGTGCCTTATTAGCTTCGGTCTGTGCTTTGCCGGCCACAATCTGTTTCTTTTGTGCCAACAAATCGGCACTATCAAGTTCTGCCACAAGCTGACCTTGCTTTACGGAGTCACCTTCCTGAACATACAGGTGCGAAATACGCCCCATAATCTTCGAACTTACTGAAATATTGTCGGATGCGACATAAGCATCATCCGTTTTTAAATAGCTTGAATAATCCACATACCAATAAATTCCTCCTACGACAACTGCTATAACAACTACAGCCAAAGGAATATACACTTTCCAATCTTTTTTTACACCACTCATACC comes from Paludibacter jiangxiensis and encodes:
- a CDS encoding HlyD family secretion protein, with the translated sequence MSGVKKDWKVYIPLAVVVIAVVVGGIYWYVDYSSYLKTDDAYVASDNISVSSKIMGRISHLYVQEGDSVKQGQLVAELDSADLLAQKKQIVAGKAQTEANKAQTEAKFIFDQKSIKVAQIAFEKAKEDFERTKTQYNGGVATKEQYDHSKKALETSQAQYEAATAQLQVSKSQIKTAEASIVSADAQIGVISTQLNNTKLYAPADGVIAKRWLLPGDIAQPGQSIYTVNNNNKFWILVYLEETKMEKLHLGQNAIFTIDTYPDVIFKGKVFTVSSSTASQFSLIPPNNASGNFTKVTQRVPVKISIDATEGGQKLSSFKFLTGMSAVVKIVKE